From Oreochromis niloticus isolate F11D_XX linkage group LG14, O_niloticus_UMD_NMBU, whole genome shotgun sequence, one genomic window encodes:
- the LOC109205062 gene encoding uncharacterized protein LOC109205062 isoform X2, with protein sequence MKGKNKGVQARLLQLNSRAFLVPCGAHTLNLVVADAAKSSPDALGYFGHLAKLFKLFSASTHRWGVLLKHVKTTLKSWAETRWESRIKSIEAVRYQARQVREALLEVRETAKDPVVRVEAQSLAEEIGSYRFCICTAIWYDILSKIQYVSKLMQSPSMQLDVAVDLLKKTKDSLTSYRNTGFSDAQTTAKEMCEEMNVEAELKQKRLRTTKRHFGYESPDEPIQDALKKMETTFFNVVVDTAISSLDERFQNLGEVNDKFGVLLNFHNLQKEELLQQCQTLSTTLTHDSQLDINGTELAMEMQNFPPLPSKNMTNMELLTFLHEKKVAEIYPNMWVALRIFATLPVTVAAAERSFSKLKLIKTYLRSTMMQERLSGLSIISINHVVSNQLSYDDVVDDFAARKTRRVRL encoded by the coding sequence atgaagggaaaaaataaaGGTGTTCAGGCAAGGTTGCTTCAGCTAAACTCAAGAGCTTTTTTGGTCCCATGTGGTGCCCACACTTTAAATCTGGTAGTAGCTGATGCTGCAAAAAGCTCACCAGATGCCCTTGGCTACTTTGGGCATTTAGCAAAATTATTCAAGCTCTTCTCAGCCTCCACCCATAGGTGGGGTGTTCTCCTGAAACATGTGAAAACCACCTTGAAATCATGGGCTGAGACCAGATGGGAAAGCAGGATAAAAAGCATTGAGGCAGTCAGATATCAGGCTCGGCAAGTCAGAGAGGCTCTTCTGGAGGTGAGGGAAACAGCTAAAGACCCTGTGGTCAGAGTTGAAGCCCAGTCTTTGGCTGAGGAGATTGGATCCTATCGTTTTTGCATTTGTACAGCCATCTGGTATGACATTCTCAGCAAGATCCAGTATGTGAGTAAACTCATGCAGTCGCCCTCCATGCAGCTAGATGTGGCTGTCGACTTGCTGAAGAAAACCAAAGATTCCCTCACCAGCTACAGAAACACTGGATTTTCTGATGCACAGACAACGGCAAAGGAGATGTGTGAAGAAATGAATGTGGAGGCTGAACTCAAACAAAAGCGATTGAGAACCACCAAAAGGCACTTCGGTTATGAGTCTCCAGATGAGCCCATACAAGATGCACTTAAAAAAATGGAAACCACATTTTTTAATGTGGTAGTGGATACAGCCATCTCTTCACTTGATGAGAGATTTCAGAACCTTGGAGAGGTGAATGACAAGTTTGGAGTACTCCTCAATTTCCACAACTTACAAAAAGAAGAGCTGCTACAGCAGTGCCAAACACTGAGTACTactctgacacatgacagccagCTGGACATTAATGGCACAGAACTTGCAATGGAAATGCAGAATTTCCCACCATTGCCATCAAAGAACATGACAAACATGGAACTCTTGACCTTCCTGCATGAGAAGAAGGTGGCAGAAATTTACCCCAACATGTGGGTTGCTCTGAGAATCTTTGCCACTCTTCCTGTTACAGTGGCTGCTGCTGAAAGAAGCTTCTCTAAGCTCAAACTCATTAAAACCTACCTGAGATCTACTATGATGCAAGAACGTCTCAGTGGACTTTCCATCATAAGCATAAATCATGTGGTCTCAAATCAGTTGTCATATGATGATGTTGTAGATGACTTTGCTGCAAGAAAGACTAGGAGAGTAAGGCTGTAG
- the LOC109205062 gene encoding zinc finger MYM-type protein 1 isoform X1, producing MSKRPKLSGAQGRKKRKEEEEKREKDRDALLKFLNPTPGPSTTSTAAASTSAAQPTSDAASAAQPSHDAAASSGLPVASTSAAQPTSFAAASSGVPVASTSAAQPSSDAAASSGLPAAPIDPADWPSALTEKVRTELVHRGPFVIDSDFTFPKQKDGRRCQHDYFNRLLINGEKVRRTWLMYSKKEDSLHCFCCKMFSKRDYKLSREGLKDWKNASHLLKVHEDSQEHNAHMATWKDLEVRFAKGLTIDKQEMALAEAERKRWREVLHRLVAIIQSLAERNMAFRESTDTLNKPDNGNFLKEVELMAKFDPVMKQHVSRVESGAGSHIHYLGKTIQNELIDTISSRIIKRIVEDIKTSKYFSIILDCTPDLSHKEQLSVIVRIVSQEDIPQVKEHFLGFLVAEESTGDHLSTLILKRIEELNIPFEDCRGQSYDNGANMKGKNKGVQARLLQLNSRAFLVPCGAHTLNLVVADAAKSSPDALGYFGHLAKLFKLFSASTHRWGVLLKHVKTTLKSWAETRWESRIKSIEAVRYQARQVREALLEVRETAKDPVVRVEAQSLAEEIGSYRFCICTAIWYDILSKIQYVSKLMQSPSMQLDVAVDLLKKTKDSLTSYRNTGFSDAQTTAKEMCEEMNVEAELKQKRLRTTKRHFGYESPDEPIQDALKKMETTFFNVVVDTAISSLDERFQNLGEVNDKFGVLLNFHNLQKEELLQQCQTLSTTLTHDSQLDINGTELAMEMQNFPPLPSKNMTNMELLTFLHEKKVAEIYPNMWVALRIFATLPVTVAAAERSFSKLKLIKTYLRSTMMQERLSGLSIISINHVVSNQLSYDDVVDDFAARKTRRVRL from the exons ATGTCAAAACGGCCAAAACTGTCAGGTGCCcagggaagaaaaaagagaaaagaagaggaggagaaacgagaaaaagacagag ATGCACTGTTGAAGTTTCTAAATCCCACCCCTGGGCCATCTACCACATCTACCGCTGCTGCCTCCACTTCAGCAGCACAACCCACCAGTGatgcagcatcagcagcacaaCCCAGCCATGATGCAGCAGCATCAAGCGGTCTTCCTGTTGCCTCCACCTCAGCAGCACAACCCACCAGTTTTGCAGCAGCATCAAGCGGTGTTCCTGTTGCCTCCACCTCAGCAGCACAACCCAGCAGTGATGCAGCAGCATCAAGCGGTCTTCCTGCTGCACCAATAGACCCTGCTGACTGGCCTTCTGCTTTAACTGAAAAGGTACGAACAGAGTTAGTTCACAGAGGTCCATTTGTAATTGATAGTGACTTCACATTCCCGAAACAGAAAGACGGGCGAAGGTGTCAGCATGATTATTTTAACAGACTCTTAATCAATGGGGAAAAGGTGAGAAGAACCTGGCTTATGTATTCGAAAAAAGAGGATAGCTTGCACTGCTTCTGCTGTAAAATGTTTTCCAAGAGAGATTACAAACTGAGTAGGGAAGGTCTGAAGGACTGGAAAAATGCAAGCCACTTGCTCAAGGTCCATGAGGATAGCCAGGAGCATAATGCTCACATGGCAACATGGAAGGACTTGGAGGTCCGTTTTGCGAAAGGACTCACAATAGATAAACAAGAGATGGCACTTGCTGAGGCTGAGAGAAAAAGGTGGCGTGAAGTTCTACATCGTTTGGTGGCAATAATTCAGTCCTTAGCTGAAAGAAACATGGCTTTCAGGGAGTCCACAGACACATTAAATAAACCAGACAATGGCAATTTTCTGAAAGAAGTGGAGCTTATGGCCAAATTTGATCCAGTGATGAAGCAGCATGTCAGTAGAGTAGAAAGTGGAGCTGGCAGTCACATACATTATCTGGGAAAAACAATCCAAAATGAACTGATTGACACCATCAGTTCAAGAATAATAAAACGCATTGTGGAAGATATCAAAACATCAAAGTATTTCTCCATCATTTTAGATTGCACACCTGATCTGAGTCATAAGGAACAGCTCTCTGTCATAGTCAGGATAGTGTCACAAGAAGACATACCACAAGTTAAAGAGCATTTCCTGGGCTTTCTTGTTGCAGAGGAATCAACAGGAGATCATTTGTCAACTCTCATCCTAAAACGGATAGAggagcttaacattccttttgAAGACTGCAGAGGACAGTCCTATGACAATGGGGCCAACatgaagggaaaaaataaaGGTGTTCAGGCAAGGTTGCTTCAGCTAAACTCAAGAGCTTTTTTGGTCCCATGTGGTGCCCACACTTTAAATCTGGTAGTAGCTGATGCTGCAAAAAGCTCACCAGATGCCCTTGGCTACTTTGGGCATTTAGCAAAATTATTCAAGCTCTTCTCAGCCTCCACCCATAGGTGGGGTGTTCTCCTGAAACATGTGAAAACCACCTTGAAATCATGGGCTGAGACCAGATGGGAAAGCAGGATAAAAAGCATTGAGGCAGTCAGATATCAGGCTCGGCAAGTCAGAGAGGCTCTTCTGGAGGTGAGGGAAACAGCTAAAGACCCTGTGGTCAGAGTTGAAGCCCAGTCTTTGGCTGAGGAGATTGGATCCTATCGTTTTTGCATTTGTACAGCCATCTGGTATGACATTCTCAGCAAGATCCAGTATGTGAGTAAACTCATGCAGTCGCCCTCCATGCAGCTAGATGTGGCTGTCGACTTGCTGAAGAAAACCAAAGATTCCCTCACCAGCTACAGAAACACTGGATTTTCTGATGCACAGACAACGGCAAAGGAGATGTGTGAAGAAATGAATGTGGAGGCTGAACTCAAACAAAAGCGATTGAGAACCACCAAAAGGCACTTCGGTTATGAGTCTCCAGATGAGCCCATACAAGATGCACTTAAAAAAATGGAAACCACATTTTTTAATGTGGTAGTGGATACAGCCATCTCTTCACTTGATGAGAGATTTCAGAACCTTGGAGAGGTGAATGACAAGTTTGGAGTACTCCTCAATTTCCACAACTTACAAAAAGAAGAGCTGCTACAGCAGTGCCAAACACTGAGTACTactctgacacatgacagccagCTGGACATTAATGGCACAGAACTTGCAATGGAAATGCAGAATTTCCCACCATTGCCATCAAAGAACATGACAAACATGGAACTCTTGACCTTCCTGCATGAGAAGAAGGTGGCAGAAATTTACCCCAACATGTGGGTTGCTCTGAGAATCTTTGCCACTCTTCCTGTTACAGTGGCTGCTGCTGAAAGAAGCTTCTCTAAGCTCAAACTCATTAAAACCTACCTGAGATCTACTATGATGCAAGAACGTCTCAGTGGACTTTCCATCATAAGCATAAATCATGTGGTCTCAAATCAGTTGTCATATGATGATGTTGTAGATGACTTTGCTGCAAGAAAGACTAGGAGAGTAAGGCTGTAG
- the LOC109205062 gene encoding endochitinase A isoform X3, which translates to MSKRPKLSGAQGRKKRKEEEEKREKDRDALLKFLNPTPGPSTTSTAAASTSAAQPTSDAASAAQPSHDAAASSGLPVASTSAAQPTSFAAASSGVPVASTSAAQPSSDAAASSGLPAAPIDPADWPSALTEKRNQQEIICQLSS; encoded by the exons ATGTCAAAACGGCCAAAACTGTCAGGTGCCcagggaagaaaaaagagaaaagaagaggaggagaaacgagaaaaagacagag ATGCACTGTTGAAGTTTCTAAATCCCACCCCTGGGCCATCTACCACATCTACCGCTGCTGCCTCCACTTCAGCAGCACAACCCACCAGTGatgcagcatcagcagcacaaCCCAGCCATGATGCAGCAGCATCAAGCGGTCTTCCTGTTGCCTCCACCTCAGCAGCACAACCCACCAGTTTTGCAGCAGCATCAAGCGGTGTTCCTGTTGCCTCCACCTCAGCAGCACAACCCAGCAGTGATGCAGCAGCATCAAGCGGTCTTCCTGCTGCACCAATAGACCCTGCTGACTGGCCTTCTGCTTTAACTGAAAAG AGGAATCAACAGGAGATCATTTGTCAACTCTCATCCTAA